From Gossypium raimondii isolate GPD5lz chromosome 11, ASM2569854v1, whole genome shotgun sequence:
ttactaaaatgataaaatcattattaGAATAGCTCCAcggataattatttgatatatcaTTTGTGAAGTTTTTCAAATTCCACAAATAAATTAAGGAAATgacaaatattatatttatttatcttatacTTCATCCTCCAATATACTTGTCATACCTAAACTCATTTGTAGAGTCTAAAAACtcttaaaaaatcattttaataaccaAAGAAAAGCAAAGATGAGAGAAGAACTGAATCTCACTTCGATATTAGTATAGACTATGAAAGTAATTAGATGTTTCactattttgtatgaatcataaaaataagtttgtttGTTATATGAGTCATAAAAGTACgagtcaaaaaataaatttatttattatatgagTCATAAAAGTAAATTTGTTTGTTATGTAAACGAAATTCCTCCCAtcgaatttttaaaaacataaaaggtcaaaagactattaaaaattttcttattaaattatttaattttaaaaattacaaaatattcacTCCACTtatccttttacttttttatcttgttttttaacctttatttttatttaacataatttccatgtcatattataattaaaaaaacacttttttttaaagCCAAAACTATTCGTTTTTGGTTATCTCCATCTCcgaaaatttttccttttccagcTTCCAAAATCCACTCCAACCTCAACTCCAGCCGTTTTTTCGACAAAACCTCCTTCTCGCAGTTTTTATCTCAAGTAGTGATTCTATCCTTTGCATTTTCAATAGCAAACGCCCTACCACGAGTCGCCGCCTCTGTCGATTAAATTCCAGTCTACTTCTGGATACCGATTGTTCCTTCACTCCCTTAAGTTGGATGGATCTGTAAGccattgtttttttaatgattttttatttgtttatgtttttcttaTCGTAATGGAATGATGGGTTTTTACCGTGTtagttgtttttattgaaaattttttgattagATGAAATTTGGGTGTTGTAGGAAAATGTGGGGAATCTTTAGATGCGAATGGAAGGGATAAAGAACTTGGAGAGGAGTTTGCTTTATATGATATTTTGGGATCAGAAATAAGGGATTTGAATCTGGTTTGAGAAAGAGTAATCCTTTGAATTTGATCTAGAAGATGGTTTTCTTGTTGAAAGAATAAAGGGTTTTGTTTAGGTTCCCTCAGAAGGAAAGTGGTGGGCTAGAAGAAACAAGCGCAGTTGCAGTTTGAGGTTGGTTCTATGGAGGAGTAGTAGTCGGAGAAGTTGCAGGCGGCGACGACGTGGTCGGGGAACTCGTAAGAATTGAGGATGTAGGAGATGATGAAAGAGATGTTAACGAAGGAGTTAAATAAGTCGTTCGTGGGAAAAACGAGCGAAATTGTGGTTAGAGTGGATTTTGGAGATGGAAATACCCAAAACGGTGTAGTTTCGGGTAAAAAAggtgttattttttaaaattataatatgacataaaaaaaacaaatcattaaGTTAACAATCACGTCAGCGGCAATTTAAcggttttcaattttaaaaaaataaaaaataaatcgaataataaatttataattttttaaatagaataatataataaaagaatatttatttactattcattttcattataCAATATCTTGTGTCTAGAAGATTCTTTTTGTAAAACGGAATACTTGGGCCTAGAACATTCGGGTCCTTCATAATTTCCCAACCTGACTAGATCCGACCCGATTCCCATATTCCTGGAACACCACCGGGAACTCTTAAATCCAGAAAAGTTACTGTCCTTGCCTTTTTTTTTGTCCTGTAATAAAATCtccatttactaatttattttttctatttaatccaagaatattcaattcaatttctattctcaaAACTGAGGTGCGTTCTTCAAATTCTCTCGAATTCGTTTCCTCGTTTCTTTTGAATTTAATCAAAGTTTTATCGAATTATAAACGCGATCATTGACTCCAGAAATTGTCagaatcttttctttttaaagtctCTTTTCCTTTCCTGCATTTTCACGTAAACCAAACGCATATTATATCATCATCATTGTCCTTTTTACCTTATTAACTTAAAAGCACTTGGCTTTTCGTGCGGGTTTcttacttttcttttcctttcctccatTATCCCACCTACCAAACTAAGGTAATGTCATGAACCtcgattgaaaaaaaaaaacccctttaattttcattttttttgttaaatttatggAAATTAGTATAATAGACAAATGTTTAATGTTGTGAGCTTGTTCTCATTTATTGCCTCTATATTTGTTTGTAAATAGATGGATATTGAAACAATTATGGGTGAAACGATGACCCGTTCTCAGAATATTCCAACAAAGAGTGCAATTTAtgtgtggggatataatcataGCGGCCAGACTGGTAGGAGAGGGAAAGAACAACACTTGAGGATCCCTAAACAGCTATCGCCCGATCTCTTTGGGTGTCCGGCGGGGGGAAATTCCCGCTGGCTGGATATTGCTTGCGGCCGTGAGCATACTGCGGCGGTGGCCTCAGATGGGTCATTATTCACGTGgggtttgtttgttttatttaaatttatttgattagttgttttttcattttgaaaacgATGTGTGTTGTTATTTATCTTGCCATTTAAATTCTGTTGTTGATGTCTTGGATTCTTGAGGATATTGAGAATGCTGTTTTTGTTGTATTGGTTGGTTCTGTTTGATTTGATTCTATTGATTTTGGGCATTTTTCCTCTGTAGCTTGTTTTCCATTTCTGAAGTCTCTCTTTTAAGTTTCTTTGTTATCATCAAGTTTTGAACATTATCTTGCCTTTAGTATTTGTCTGCTCCTTTGCTCTGGTTGTTTCGATCTTGCTATCGACTTTTTTTTGCCTACGGCTGGAATTCTGCTGGTCTAGTGGCGAACATTTGTATTATGTTGTTTCCTTTGAGGTGATTTGGTTGTTCTTATTGCTTGAATTATATTAGTAATAGCTAATTTGATTATAGATTATCTCCTTGTTaatgagaatttatttttagtgtcaTTAGTCATATATGTGCTCGACACAggtatattcattttttttttcaagtcttTTCTATTTGGAGAGTTCTTGGAGGGTCATAGTGTGATATGCATTTCCATACATGCTTGGACACggtacttcaagaaaaaaaaagaacagttGGAACAACATAGGCATAGAttgttttgataattaaatatgtgAAGGTGTTGTGCTACTGAAAATTGTAAACATAAATGAAGTAGTCTTTGCCAAAGATGTGgcttttcttgttgtttttgcATGTTCATATCAGGAAAAGAAgaattatatttgatgcattttcCTAGGTGCTAATGAGTTTGGACAACTGGGAGATGGTACCGAGAAGGGGAGGAAAAACCCAAAGAAAGTAAAGCAATTGCAGACGGAGTTTGTGAAATTTGTATCTTGTGGGGCACATTGCACAGCTGCTATTGCAGAACCTCGTGAAAATGATGGGACCATCTCAACAAGGAGACTCTGGATTTGGGGACAAAATCAGGTAGTGAAATTTATAGTTAATGAATCATTGTtgctttttagatttttaattgatattgatCTCACTTTCCACTTACTTTTCCATATATGATTACAGGGATCAAATTTACCTCGTTTATTTTGGGGCGCATTTACTCCTAACATGGTATTGTCTTGAATTCCTGATGTCTTCACCCCAAGAGATGTTgctgttattattttgttgctCTTTGTTTTTGAACCTTTCTTTAATTCTTCAAGGTCCTGTTTATGAAGTTTGaggcttttatttatttaaaatttacgtTTCCTGTCAAGGACTAGGAAAAGGAAACTTCATGCTAATCACTTTTAGACATTTTGGTTCTCTGGGACCAGTTTTTATTCAGAACCAAATGCGAGGTTCCTGCTATCTCCTTCATAAATGAGTGAACTGAAGATAGCTTTGCTTCAATAAGTCGTGACCTAACTTTTAGGATACTTTTGCAGTATCATTTGCTTCTAATATTATCTGTGTTCTTTTATCTATATTGACATGTTATCTAGCTCATGACCTGGCAGAGAAATAAGCGGACTTTTCCTGTCGATTTTCAGGCTGGCAGGTTGTTCCTTGAATCTGTCTATTACCTAACCAACACTATAGAAACTCCACTTTGATGACACACATGCACAAGTATGAGTGAAGAAGGACCCAACTTTATCACTCCTCCCTCCATTGACTTCAATTGAATTCTGTAACATGGAGTTTgcacatttttttttctgtttctgTTTGAGACAAATATAATTTAGCTTGTAGCTTTCTCATTCAACTTTCTGCTTATGTGGTCTTATCTTAAGCAGCCAAATCTTCCACCATTCTTCATTATTGTGTCTAATTGAATCTGCGAACCCTTTTTTTTCCTGATTAACCGGTCTTTTTCCATGTATATTTCGATCATGATTTCTAACCAAGGATCGGGTTCTCTGAAGCTGTTTACTGATTGCTTTATTATACGAGATTAATATGCGTTTGATTATTACAGGTCATCCGTCAAGTGTCCTGTGGAGCAGCCCATGTAGTTGCTTTATCAGAGGAAGGCCTACTACAAGCTTGGGGTAAGCCTTACTACTTCACAATATCATGATTTATTTActgactgtagtttgcaaataTATTTGAGGTTTATTGCAAACGATTAATGTGCCTATAGACCTCATTCTTGACAGAACCTAGATTTAGGAAGGAAACTTAAGAACCCATCCTAGTTTCATGCCACCTATTAATCGATATTTATCACTGTTCTGATAAACCAGGCTATAATGAGTATGGTCAGCTAGGCAGAGGCGTTACTTCCGAAGGATTACAGGGGGCTCGTGTGATAAATGCATATGCAAAATTCCTGGATGAGGCTCCTGAGCTTGTGAAGATTACCCAAGTGTCATGTGGGGAGTACCACACTGCAGCTGTTTCTGAAAA
This genomic window contains:
- the LOC105803528 gene encoding ultraviolet-B receptor UVR8 isoform X1; protein product: MDIETIMGETMTRSQNIPTKSAIYVWGYNHSGQTGRRGKEQHLRIPKQLSPDLFGCPAGGNSRWLDIACGREHTAAVASDGSLFTWGANEFGQLGDGTEKGRKNPKKVKQLQTEFVKFVSCGAHCTAAIAEPRENDGTISTRRLWIWGQNQGSNLPRLFWGAFTPNMVIRQVSCGAAHVVALSEEGLLQAWGYNEYGQLGRGVTSEGLQGARVINAYAKFLDEAPELVKITQVSCGEYHTAAVSEKGEVYTWGLGNMGQLGHSSLQSGDKELVPRRIVALDGICIKDVACGGVHTCALTSKGALYAWGGGQVGQLGLGPQTGFFSCNPNDSFFRNIPALVIPTGVQLVACGHSHTLICLRDGRINGWGYNSYGQAANQKSIYAWYPSPVDWCVGEVRKLAAGGGHSAVLTDACSLKELCEFRLAECVTLSNAARIGDVASRTGADALARLCERLREHHLHGGGFDDQDDISNMKS